In a genomic window of Bradyrhizobium sp. 195:
- a CDS encoding ROK family protein yields MADETTTTTGIAAHGASRLPSVEVDSFNIELKDEDGFLGDRASKGAFRETLEKWRKPLRKSGEDPFGKELSEDISKKELDAILAGDDTDAWAVVQSAIEDYAQELAHVARRLLKTKAWDKTERIVVGGGLSNSRLGELAIARAEILLKAENFKIEMLPIHRHPDDAGLIGALHLAPSWIFEAHDSILAVDIGGSNIRCGVVETRRKKAPDLSKACVWKSELWRHADDEPSREEAVKRLVKMLKDLITKAENEEFKLAPFIGIACPGVIESDGSIAKGAQNLPGNWESSKFNLPAALVEAIPHIGEHDTAIVMHNDGVVQGLSEVPSMQDVKRWGVLTIGTGLGNARFTNRNGKGER; encoded by the coding sequence ATGGCTGACGAAACGACCACGACCACCGGCATCGCCGCTCACGGCGCCTCCCGCCTCCCGTCAGTGGAGGTCGACAGCTTCAACATTGAACTGAAGGATGAGGATGGATTTCTTGGGGATCGTGCCAGCAAGGGCGCATTTCGGGAAACTCTCGAAAAGTGGCGGAAGCCGCTGCGCAAGTCCGGCGAAGACCCGTTCGGCAAGGAGCTTTCCGAAGATATCAGCAAGAAAGAACTCGACGCCATCCTGGCCGGCGACGATACAGACGCTTGGGCAGTCGTGCAGAGCGCGATCGAGGACTACGCACAGGAGCTCGCCCACGTTGCGCGACGCCTCCTCAAGACCAAGGCTTGGGACAAGACCGAGCGCATCGTCGTGGGCGGCGGCCTGAGCAATAGCCGGCTCGGCGAACTCGCCATCGCGCGCGCCGAAATCCTACTGAAGGCCGAGAACTTCAAGATCGAGATGCTACCGATCCATCGCCACCCGGACGACGCAGGTCTGATCGGCGCGCTCCATCTTGCTCCCTCCTGGATATTCGAAGCTCACGATTCCATCCTTGCCGTCGACATCGGAGGCTCGAACATCCGCTGTGGCGTCGTGGAAACGCGTCGGAAAAAGGCGCCGGACCTCAGCAAGGCGTGCGTGTGGAAGTCCGAACTATGGCGTCATGCCGACGACGAACCGAGCCGCGAGGAAGCAGTTAAGCGTCTCGTCAAAATGCTCAAGGACCTGATCACGAAAGCGGAGAACGAAGAATTCAAGCTCGCGCCGTTCATCGGCATCGCGTGTCCTGGCGTCATCGAGAGCGACGGCTCGATCGCCAAGGGCGCGCAGAACCTGCCCGGCAATTGGGAGAGCAGCAAGTTTAACCTGCCAGCGGCTCTGGTCGAAGCCATCCCTCACATCGGAGAACACGACACAGCGATCGTTATGCATAACGACGGCGTGGTGCAGGGCCTGTCAGAGGTGCCGTCCATGCAGGACGTGAAACGTTGGGGCGTGCTGACGATCGGCACGGGCCTCGGAAACGCCCGCTTCACCAACCGCAACGGCAAGGGCGAACGCTGA